One Cynocephalus volans isolate mCynVol1 chromosome 5, mCynVol1.pri, whole genome shotgun sequence DNA window includes the following coding sequences:
- the LOC134378395 gene encoding vomeronasal type-1 receptor 4-like: MVLKIIKGTIFLFLTGLGILGNILVFVNYMCIFFLGTEKKSLHLILIHLAFTNILILFSRGIPKTIAAFGLTNFLDDTGCKMVVYVERVARGLSICTCSLLTVVQAITISPRASVWGKLNPRFTRHIFPYFLFFWILNSLISMNLLYYIKNISSMNISQMGESDNYCYFLPQSQIIKWIFLILMVLRDALFQGLMGWTSGYMVFLLHKHHEHVLYLQNSKFLYKTPPEIKAAQSVLLLMLCFFPFYWTDCIISFYLSSSLGNNSITVNVQGFLTLGYSILSPFVLIHRDGQKAKC, translated from the coding sequence ATGGTTTTGAAAATTATCAAGGGAACAATATTCCTCTTTTTAACTGGGCTTGGCATTCTGGggaatattttggtttttgttaattatatgtgcattttctttttggGCACTGAGAAGAAATCTTTACACCTTATTCTCATCCATTTGGCTTTTACAaatattctaattcttttttccagAGGAATTCCAAAGACAATAGCAGCTTTTGGTTTGACAAACTTTCTAGATGATACAGGCTGTAAAATGGTTGTTTATGTGGAGAGGGTAGCTCGAGGGCTTTCAATCTGCACCTGCAGTCTCCTCACAGTTGTCCAGGCCATCACCATCAGTCCCAGAGCCTCTGTGTGGGGGAAGCTCAACCCTAGGTTCACACGCCACATTTTCccctattttctcttcttttggatACTCAATTCCTTAATAAGCATGAACCTACtgtattatataaaaaatatcagCAGCATGAACATATCACAGATGGGTGAAAGTGATAACTACTGTTATTTTCTACCACAAAGCCAGATAATAAAATGGATTTTTCTCATTCTCATGGTCCTGCGAGATGCCCTGTTTCAGGGTCTCATGGGCTGGACCAGTGGCTACATGGTATTTCTTCTTCACAAACACCACGAGCATGTTCTCTATCTTCAAAACTCCAAGTTTCTCTACAAAACTCCCCCTGAGATAAAAGCTGCTCAAAGTGTTCTTCTTCtgatgctttgtttttttcccttttattggacagattgtattatttctttctatttatcttCCTCTTTAGGGAACAACTCCATAACAGTAAATGTTCAAGGATTTCTAACCCTTGGTTATTCAATTCTCAGCCCATTTGTGCTGATTCACAGAGATGGACAGAAAGCTAAATGCTGA